The following coding sequences lie in one Thalassoglobus polymorphus genomic window:
- the fliP gene encoding flagellar type III secretion system pore protein FliP (The bacterial flagellar biogenesis protein FliP forms a type III secretion system (T3SS)-type pore required for flagellar assembly.), translating to MQSTQSELVSEVLQTEAFQELSPQIKVAIFLGGLAFLSSALVTMTAFTRIVIVLSFVRRALSTQEIPPTQVIIGLSLFLTLFVMAPTFQAIEQQAIMPYLHEEISSSEAIQNGSQVLKSFMITQTRKQDIQLLLDLAELDSIPTPESISMHILVPAFVISELKTSFIMGFCIYLPFVLIDLVISVILMALGMMMMPPVVISTPCKLLLFILVDGWSLIIRALSLSFG from the coding sequence ATGCAAAGCACACAATCCGAATTGGTTTCAGAAGTCTTGCAGACCGAAGCGTTTCAAGAACTCTCACCACAAATCAAAGTTGCGATTTTTCTGGGCGGGCTGGCGTTTTTGTCGTCCGCACTCGTGACAATGACGGCCTTCACACGCATCGTGATCGTGCTTTCTTTCGTCCGGAGAGCACTCTCGACTCAGGAAATTCCGCCGACTCAGGTCATTATCGGTCTGTCGTTGTTCCTCACGCTGTTCGTGATGGCTCCGACGTTTCAGGCGATCGAACAGCAGGCCATCATGCCTTACTTGCACGAAGAAATTTCAAGCAGCGAAGCAATCCAGAACGGTTCGCAGGTCCTCAAGTCGTTCATGATCACGCAAACTCGCAAGCAGGACATTCAGCTTCTCCTCGACCTCGCTGAGTTAGATTCAATTCCGACGCCCGAGAGCATTTCGATGCACATTCTGGTTCCGGCTTTTGTCATCAGTGAGCTGAAAACCTCATTCATTATGGGGTTTTGCATTTACCTTCCATTTGTCCTGATCGACTTGGTGATCTCGGTGATTCTTATGGCTTTGGGAATGATGATGATGCCTCCGGTCGTCATTTCGACCCCGTGCAAACTTTTGTTGTTCATCCTGGTGGACGGCTGGAGCCTGATCATTCGGGCGCTCAGCTTAAGCTTCGGATGA
- a CDS encoding flagellar basal body P-ring protein FlgI, whose product MFRRSFIFNLFLVTGLMGTSKLAADVRIGDLTNVAGVRKNQLVGMGLVTGLNGTGGKSPVTRRFAMNMLQRFGVRSDPDLRARIENDTAQKTDNISVVTVTANLDSFSKEGTAIDVLVSTFDDAESLQGGQLILTPLFGADGQVYAVASGPISIGGFSFSGESARVQKNHPTTGRIPNGATVELETCSELGTDGRVQFLLNSPSYETARRTANAINQVYPQSAFATDAATIDVIIPFSLQSTVSDFVATLSNLTVTPDVPAKVVINERTGTVVIGEHVQLSRVLITHANLVVSTVETPLVAQPAPFSQGETVVVPRTEVMVEEEDNPVSIIEPTTTVGELAQALNALGVAPRDLSSIFQQLKESGALHAELEMK is encoded by the coding sequence ATGTTTCGTCGATCTTTCATCTTCAACCTCTTCCTCGTGACGGGTCTGATGGGTACATCGAAACTCGCAGCTGACGTCCGAATCGGCGACCTGACAAATGTCGCAGGTGTCCGAAAGAATCAACTCGTCGGAATGGGGCTGGTCACGGGGCTCAACGGGACCGGTGGAAAAAGTCCTGTCACTCGGCGATTCGCGATGAACATGCTTCAGCGATTTGGTGTCCGTTCCGATCCTGATTTACGTGCCCGCATTGAGAATGACACCGCGCAAAAGACAGACAATATCTCGGTCGTTACCGTGACTGCTAACCTTGACAGCTTCTCAAAAGAGGGGACAGCGATTGATGTTCTCGTTTCGACTTTTGACGATGCTGAAAGCTTACAAGGTGGACAACTCATTCTCACTCCCCTTTTTGGGGCAGATGGTCAAGTGTACGCAGTCGCCTCTGGCCCGATATCAATTGGAGGCTTCAGTTTTAGTGGTGAGAGTGCCAGAGTTCAAAAGAATCACCCAACTACAGGACGAATCCCTAACGGCGCGACCGTGGAACTGGAAACCTGCTCGGAACTGGGAACAGACGGGAGGGTCCAATTTCTTCTCAATTCCCCCAGTTATGAAACCGCTCGAAGAACAGCGAACGCAATCAATCAAGTTTATCCGCAATCTGCATTCGCCACGGATGCTGCAACGATTGATGTCATCATTCCGTTTTCGTTGCAAAGTACGGTCAGTGATTTCGTTGCAACTCTGAGTAATCTGACTGTAACTCCTGACGTTCCTGCCAAAGTCGTCATCAATGAGCGAACAGGAACCGTCGTCATCGGTGAACACGTCCAACTTTCACGCGTACTGATAACACACGCGAACCTGGTTGTTTCCACTGTAGAAACACCGTTAGTCGCACAACCTGCTCCATTTAGTCAGGGTGAAACGGTCGTTGTGCCGAGAACGGAAGTGATGGTCGAGGAAGAAGACAATCCAGTTTCGATCATTGAACCAACGACGACTGTCGGCGAACTGGCTCAGGCGTTAAATGCCCTGGGAGTCGCCCCGCGTGATTTGAGTTCCATCTTCCAACAACTGAAAGAGTCTGGTGCGCTGCATGCAGAACTGGAGATGAAGTGA
- a CDS encoding flagellar hook-basal body protein, whose protein sequence is MLHGVYGAAVTMDGAARQHEHIAKNLAHAQIPGYRRTQLTQGTFDDSLQETTADLIARSSAGTRGLEESHDFTTGPLEQTDRPLDIAIQGEGFFVIGERDEPLYTRNGSFTIDQQGNIVTKDGRTLQGTNGPMTLPINTVVEDIAVDQSGRVSVNQIELGRIKIVQFEDNEKLVNVGTTLFRNPNESGSEITQLDVQNTRVQQGSLEKSNVHPVQELVELIAVQRRYDAASRTLRTLMRTVEQRINLQRGT, encoded by the coding sequence ATGCTTCACGGAGTTTACGGAGCCGCCGTCACGATGGACGGCGCGGCGCGGCAGCACGAACACATTGCGAAGAATCTGGCTCATGCACAGATTCCGGGATATCGACGTACTCAGCTGACACAAGGGACGTTCGACGACAGTCTGCAAGAGACAACGGCCGACCTCATTGCCCGTTCGTCAGCTGGAACTCGCGGTCTGGAGGAGTCTCACGATTTCACAACCGGGCCGCTCGAACAGACGGACCGTCCGTTGGACATCGCTATTCAAGGAGAAGGGTTCTTTGTGATCGGTGAACGGGACGAACCACTCTATACACGCAATGGGTCATTTACCATCGACCAGCAGGGAAACATTGTCACAAAAGATGGGCGAACTCTTCAGGGGACCAATGGCCCCATGACCCTACCGATCAACACGGTCGTTGAAGACATCGCTGTTGATCAATCCGGGCGAGTCTCTGTCAATCAGATTGAACTCGGGCGAATCAAAATCGTCCAGTTTGAAGACAATGAAAAACTGGTCAACGTCGGTACGACCCTCTTTCGAAATCCCAACGAATCTGGTTCAGAGATCACACAGTTGGATGTGCAGAACACTCGCGTCCAACAAGGGAGTCTCGAGAAGTCAAACGTCCACCCTGTGCAAGAACTTGTTGAACTCATCGCTGTGCAACGTCGCTACGACGCTGCCTCGCGCACGCTTCGAACTCTCATGAGAACTGTTGAACAACGCATCAACCTGCAACGAGGAACTTAA
- a CDS encoding FliM/FliN family flagellar motor switch protein translates to MFSNAKGLAEMFERLDFQTPRRPNAGSSRVLQQWHTEICTRTQERWETLITNDFQIHAHSMEPVTEHRAMQELPADGVGARISLGISGMPCLVVVSGRLGRVLVEYVLNIQGKDWPKPTPFSPTEIAILEILFENISDAMSESWPGTEPIPTTYQEFIEKPRRARMFANGTDLLVAKIRITSDYGEETLHWLMPKHPLEDQISQEFATVLPASDHDLAAMVAVTENIPKEIVVELGSVELKMSEITELWDGDVLMLNQSAFQPLIASIDERPKWKVTPVTVGPRLGFQVVEAIDD, encoded by the coding sequence ATGTTCAGTAACGCAAAGGGCCTTGCAGAAATGTTTGAGAGACTCGATTTTCAAACGCCCCGTCGCCCGAATGCTGGTTCAAGCCGTGTCCTCCAGCAATGGCACACAGAAATTTGCACTCGCACACAGGAACGTTGGGAAACACTGATTACAAATGATTTTCAGATTCACGCACATTCAATGGAACCGGTGACGGAACATCGAGCCATGCAAGAGCTTCCAGCGGATGGTGTTGGAGCTCGGATCAGTCTGGGGATCTCTGGCATGCCATGCCTGGTCGTCGTTTCAGGACGATTAGGAAGAGTGCTTGTTGAGTACGTTTTGAATATTCAAGGCAAAGATTGGCCTAAGCCGACTCCTTTTTCGCCAACGGAAATCGCCATCCTCGAAATCCTGTTCGAGAATATTTCTGATGCCATGAGCGAGAGCTGGCCCGGAACTGAACCGATTCCCACTACGTATCAGGAGTTCATAGAGAAGCCGCGTCGTGCGCGAATGTTTGCGAACGGGACGGACTTGCTCGTCGCGAAAATACGCATCACATCGGACTATGGAGAAGAAACTTTACACTGGCTAATGCCCAAGCACCCCCTGGAAGATCAGATCTCTCAGGAGTTCGCTACTGTTCTGCCAGCCTCTGATCATGATCTCGCAGCTATGGTCGCTGTTACAGAAAATATTCCTAAGGAAATCGTTGTAGAGTTGGGATCGGTAGAACTCAAAATGTCCGAGATTACAGAACTTTGGGACGGTGATGTTTTGATGTTGAATCAATCTGCATTTCAGCCACTGATTGCTTCCATTGATGAACGCCCAAAGTGGAAAGTCACTCCGGTCACCGTTGGTCCTCGGCTTGGATTTCAGGTGGTCGAAGCGATTGATGATTGA
- the fliN gene encoding flagellar motor switch protein FliN, with protein MTDQQQFDENIKKGSVDSTGATDPVQRDGDLSASQDYGDRETEDKTEQVVYSVDFPAAVPPSTPPANLPLQRFYDVNVTVSVELGRTELPLGELLQLGPTAVVELNRSVSEMVDVMAQGIRIARGEVVVVEDRYAVRLTHIENSHSRGAEQ; from the coding sequence ATGACAGATCAGCAGCAATTTGACGAGAACATCAAGAAGGGATCCGTTGACTCAACTGGGGCGACCGACCCTGTACAAAGAGATGGGGATCTCAGTGCTTCTCAAGACTATGGTGATCGTGAGACAGAAGACAAGACAGAGCAGGTTGTTTATTCGGTCGATTTCCCGGCAGCTGTCCCTCCTTCAACGCCCCCCGCAAATCTTCCACTCCAACGTTTTTACGATGTCAACGTGACTGTTTCCGTGGAGTTAGGGCGGACAGAACTCCCACTTGGAGAGTTGCTTCAGCTCGGCCCGACGGCTGTTGTTGAATTGAATCGAAGCGTCAGTGAGATGGTTGATGTCATGGCACAAGGCATTCGAATCGCTCGAGGAGAAGTGGTCGTTGTCGAGGACCGGTATGCCGTGAGACTGACGCACATCGAAAATTCGCACAGTCGCGGGGCTGAGCAATGA
- the flgA gene encoding flagellar basal body P-ring formation chaperone FlgA — translation MKFGFIVLIFGSFCLPVIAQDETVQITLAPNVLLNRLDVTLGDVAQVRGGDSVQLRRIRSIDLQRLDDEKSCILSAEFIRLRLILANYTEDKLQFRGADQVIVQLDERTASIEQILQQAIEQAVSDRVEYPISSVQVRILQPIQRHWGINASQLVTLTPKIILPEGSILGRQSIVVHIYDREHLYATRSVPCEIAILQDELRLTRHVARGEVISVENTVLKERFLTSSAGHLTLKNALGRRVRRPMEVGERLSSHDLLPENENTNSDLVIKSRSAIRLIAKMGRLEITVPMAEALQSGRVGQIIRVKNLQSNRIVNARVVNAEEAVVDLGFRK, via the coding sequence ATGAAATTTGGATTCATTGTTCTGATTTTCGGATCGTTTTGCCTGCCAGTCATTGCCCAGGACGAGACGGTGCAAATTACACTCGCTCCAAATGTTTTGCTCAACCGGCTCGATGTCACGCTTGGTGATGTCGCGCAGGTTCGCGGGGGTGATTCAGTTCAGTTGCGGCGGATCAGAAGCATTGACTTGCAAAGACTCGACGATGAGAAGAGCTGTATCCTTTCAGCGGAGTTTATTCGCTTGCGATTGATCCTCGCGAATTACACTGAGGACAAATTGCAATTCCGGGGGGCCGATCAGGTAATCGTCCAGCTCGACGAACGGACAGCATCCATTGAACAAATTCTTCAACAGGCAATCGAACAGGCTGTCTCGGACCGAGTGGAATATCCCATCAGTTCAGTTCAGGTTCGGATTCTGCAACCGATTCAACGACACTGGGGGATCAATGCGAGCCAACTTGTGACGCTCACGCCCAAAATCATACTTCCAGAGGGATCTATTCTGGGTCGGCAATCGATTGTCGTACATATTTATGATCGTGAGCATCTTTACGCGACGCGGTCGGTCCCGTGTGAAATTGCCATCCTGCAAGATGAGTTACGACTCACAAGACATGTGGCTCGCGGAGAGGTTATTTCAGTCGAAAACACAGTGCTCAAGGAGCGTTTTCTAACCTCATCTGCAGGACATCTCACGCTGAAAAACGCTCTGGGACGCCGCGTGCGAAGGCCCATGGAAGTTGGAGAGCGTCTCAGCTCACATGACTTACTTCCGGAAAATGAAAACACGAATAGCGACCTTGTCATCAAGTCACGATCAGCGATTCGGCTGATTGCAAAGATGGGGCGACTCGAAATCACCGTCCCCATGGCAGAAGCGCTCCAATCCGGAAGAGTTGGGCAAATCATTCGAGTGAAGAATCTGCAATCAAATCGAATCGTCAACGCGAGAGTCGTCAACGCGGAAGAAGCTGTCGTTGATTTGGGGTTTAGAAAATAG
- the flgK gene encoding flagellar hook-associated protein FlgK — translation MLHIDVGLSSIRASQQALYAISNNIANANTEGYHRQRVELIDRNPVTIGSIQIGSGVDVDSLTRLRDTATEASLISTKSRHAESETTLRILGQLESALLPSSGSLISTVSNFFNEIEQLAAQPSTVTIRDAVIAAAEDVVNQISQLDTRLNQLRSNNVIAIHEEVNAINDETAQIADLNRDIRIQSHSGSQPNTLLDQRDRLVSQLSERVDISLQSFLVDDSPLVAAGGSIIIAEKATTLRAETTPDGRATVQATNGGATVAPTSGTLQAMLAGQQAIDEIQQSLHDWANEFIATVDAIHASGQGQNSQLEFIQGVRNVSPPSIPLEGLATTFPVESGSLFVTLTESSTGQRTTHQVDIDVTSDSLEDALSRLDTIPQLTSIYQPDTGKVALRANAGYSIDFAGGIDAVPAASNLTGTASPKLSGFPTTSENTNWTATISGSGTVGTTPGLRLDITNSVTGAAIKSLDIGKNYLPGETLTIADGVNLSFTSGTVTNGENFAFDIVANPDETGMLVTLGLQSLFTGDASTGIGLNPHVQESPLNLAASRTGESADSSNLKRMIQLRESVQFVSRNETLEERITSLSTSTAFRIQAEQANFEYLNEQKIHLENVRDSVSGVDPNEELLTMMEYQRQFQAASRFITVVDEALDELLRFIN, via the coding sequence ATGTTACACATTGATGTCGGACTCAGTTCCATTCGTGCCAGCCAGCAAGCCCTCTATGCGATTTCGAACAACATCGCGAATGCAAATACTGAAGGCTACCACCGGCAACGCGTGGAGTTGATCGACAGAAACCCGGTCACGATTGGATCAATTCAAATCGGTTCGGGTGTTGATGTCGACAGCCTTACGCGGTTGCGAGACACCGCGACTGAGGCTTCGCTGATCTCAACGAAATCGAGACATGCCGAATCAGAAACCACGTTACGAATCCTCGGCCAACTTGAATCCGCGTTGCTCCCCAGTAGTGGTTCGCTCATCTCTACTGTCTCCAATTTCTTTAACGAGATTGAGCAACTCGCTGCACAACCATCAACTGTGACGATTCGTGATGCCGTGATCGCGGCTGCTGAGGATGTGGTCAACCAGATCAGCCAACTCGACACGAGATTGAATCAACTCAGATCAAACAATGTGATTGCGATTCATGAAGAAGTCAACGCGATTAACGATGAAACGGCTCAAATCGCTGACCTGAATCGAGATATCCGAATCCAATCTCATTCCGGATCGCAGCCGAACACATTACTCGACCAGCGTGATCGCCTTGTCTCTCAACTGAGCGAGCGTGTCGACATTTCGCTTCAAAGCTTTCTGGTCGATGACAGCCCACTCGTCGCTGCGGGAGGATCGATCATTATCGCTGAGAAAGCGACCACACTTCGCGCAGAGACAACTCCAGACGGACGCGCGACCGTTCAAGCAACGAACGGTGGCGCAACGGTTGCCCCGACATCTGGCACACTCCAGGCGATGTTGGCTGGTCAACAGGCGATTGACGAAATCCAACAATCGTTGCACGACTGGGCGAATGAATTTATCGCGACAGTCGACGCCATCCATGCCAGCGGCCAAGGACAGAACTCACAACTTGAGTTCATTCAAGGAGTTCGAAACGTTTCACCTCCTTCGATTCCTCTTGAGGGACTCGCGACCACTTTTCCTGTTGAATCAGGGAGCTTATTCGTCACGCTCACGGAATCGTCAACCGGACAGCGGACAACGCATCAGGTCGACATCGATGTTACCAGCGATTCCCTTGAGGATGCTCTGAGTCGACTCGACACCATTCCCCAACTCACTTCCATCTACCAACCCGATACCGGAAAGGTTGCCCTTCGAGCTAACGCCGGATACTCCATCGACTTTGCTGGGGGAATTGATGCAGTCCCAGCTGCTTCAAACCTGACAGGAACAGCCTCCCCGAAACTCTCCGGTTTCCCGACAACATCTGAGAACACAAACTGGACAGCTACAATCAGCGGTTCAGGAACTGTAGGAACAACTCCCGGACTGCGCCTTGACATCACAAATTCAGTCACAGGTGCGGCAATCAAATCTCTCGACATTGGAAAGAACTATCTACCTGGAGAAACGTTGACCATCGCTGATGGAGTGAATCTGTCGTTCACATCTGGCACTGTGACGAATGGTGAAAATTTTGCCTTTGACATTGTTGCCAATCCTGATGAAACAGGGATGTTAGTCACCCTTGGTTTGCAATCACTCTTCACTGGGGATGCTTCAACCGGCATTGGACTGAATCCGCATGTTCAAGAATCTCCCTTGAATCTTGCAGCTTCTCGGACTGGCGAATCTGCGGACTCCAGTAACTTAAAGCGAATGATTCAGCTTCGTGAATCTGTTCAATTCGTCAGCCGCAATGAAACGCTTGAAGAGCGAATTACGAGCCTTTCGACATCAACTGCGTTTCGAATCCAAGCTGAACAGGCGAATTTTGAATACCTGAACGAACAAAAAATTCACCTCGAAAACGTTCGCGATTCCGTATCTGGCGTCGACCCGAATGAGGAGTTGCTCACCATGATGGAATATCAACGACAGTTTCAGGCTGCTTCACGTTTCATCACGGTGGTTGACGAAGCACTCGACGAACTTCTGCGATTTATCAATTAA
- a CDS encoding rod-binding protein: MLTSPVLMPQTSIEQLDSTKPPQSLKVGQEMESLFVSVLLKEMRQAGGEGGLFPGDHSDTLGGMFDMFLGQHIAESGGIGLAASLQNVLK, from the coding sequence ATGCTCACATCACCTGTTCTCATGCCGCAGACCTCAATTGAGCAACTCGACTCGACCAAGCCACCACAGTCTTTAAAGGTTGGTCAAGAAATGGAAAGCTTGTTCGTCTCAGTTTTGCTGAAAGAGATGCGGCAAGCTGGGGGCGAAGGAGGACTTTTTCCCGGTGATCATTCAGACACTTTGGGCGGGATGTTCGACATGTTTCTGGGGCAGCATATTGCGGAGTCCGGTGGAATCGGACTGGCAGCCTCTCTTCAGAATGTACTGAAATAG
- a CDS encoding flagellar biosynthetic protein FliO has translation MIRLTDKLCWACLLLVGVETTLAVGAEAEKIPALEFNIPQTQTLQNVELWYGSQLSEPELPTVEWLQDEEMNWNQTFKSIAALTLSKTETVPEFEATDRAASETQAVKRTPEQAFKQEIAASTFASTANFAEPLDFDLWNLVKWTGVVLFIAGLSTYVVRMKQGVILQKLNMSDQKKLKTNELTHLSTLSVHQNSLLHLVMLGDERYLIATDPSGVKSVTLVPNWNLDENEDLESSGVTADQELPQTLAISEVS, from the coding sequence ATGATCAGGTTGACAGACAAATTGTGTTGGGCATGCCTGCTCCTTGTGGGAGTTGAAACAACTCTCGCTGTTGGAGCGGAGGCTGAAAAAATCCCTGCTTTGGAATTCAACATTCCACAAACGCAGACTCTCCAGAATGTTGAACTCTGGTACGGATCGCAACTTTCAGAGCCTGAACTCCCGACGGTGGAGTGGCTTCAAGACGAAGAGATGAATTGGAATCAGACCTTCAAGTCGATTGCTGCATTGACATTGTCCAAGACTGAAACAGTACCTGAATTTGAAGCAACAGACAGAGCCGCAAGTGAGACTCAAGCAGTGAAGCGAACTCCAGAGCAAGCGTTCAAACAGGAGATTGCGGCATCGACATTTGCGTCCACAGCCAACTTCGCCGAGCCACTCGATTTTGATCTTTGGAATTTAGTGAAATGGACCGGTGTCGTGTTGTTCATCGCTGGTCTGTCGACATATGTCGTACGAATGAAGCAAGGTGTGATACTACAGAAGTTGAACATGAGTGATCAGAAGAAGCTGAAGACAAACGAGTTGACACATCTCTCGACGCTCTCGGTTCACCAGAACAGCCTGCTGCATTTAGTCATGCTTGGAGATGAAAGATATTTGATCGCCACCGACCCGAGCGGAGTCAAATCAGTCACTCTTGTTCCCAACTGGAATCTGGATGAGAACGAAGACCTGGAATCCAGTGGAGTGACAGCAGATCAGGAACTGCCGCAGACTCTCGCAATCTCAGAGGTGAGCTGA
- a CDS encoding flagellar basal body L-ring protein FlgH, whose protein sequence is MKKLIMIHLHKPFLLVLVLTMTSLSEGTSLQAESIWARRTDENSLLFFDTRARRVGDLVTVLVSQSTDVDSREDRAMKKSTQAGTKFDFDAETGGGLGTKAANAAFDLNSTSNREFDGGSNYRSEQGFTDRITATVTEVLPNGNLVISGQRNVQVAGELRALTLSGVIRPIDLTPQNTVNSRYISDFHLTYEGAGPTQSFTRQGWLGRSVNKLWPF, encoded by the coding sequence ATGAAAAAGTTGATCATGATTCACTTACACAAACCATTCTTGCTCGTTCTGGTTTTAACCATGACGTCCTTAAGTGAGGGAACGTCCCTTCAGGCTGAGTCGATCTGGGCTCGAAGGACGGACGAAAACTCGCTGTTATTTTTTGATACTCGAGCTCGTCGAGTTGGTGATTTGGTCACCGTACTCGTTTCGCAATCGACCGACGTCGACAGTCGTGAAGACCGTGCAATGAAAAAATCGACGCAGGCTGGGACCAAGTTTGACTTCGACGCTGAAACTGGTGGCGGACTCGGAACAAAGGCAGCTAACGCCGCTTTCGATCTAAACTCGACTTCGAATCGAGAGTTTGATGGCGGAAGCAACTACCGTAGCGAACAGGGATTTACTGACCGAATTACCGCGACCGTCACAGAAGTTCTGCCGAACGGAAACCTCGTGATCTCCGGACAACGGAATGTTCAAGTCGCCGGTGAACTGCGAGCTTTGACCCTGTCAGGAGTAATCCGTCCCATTGACCTTACACCTCAGAACACTGTGAATTCTCGCTACATCTCTGATTTTCATTTGACCTATGAAGGAGCCGGGCCAACACAATCCTTCACGCGACAAGGCTGGCTTGGCAGATCAGTGAATAAGTTATGGCCCTTTTAG
- a CDS encoding flagellar basal body-associated FliL family protein: protein MNQKISDEPQEDEVPRKSGVGFLTLMIFFLVAAAAGSAIPFMLPNLFALEPGSKAGGSPESRNAISVNDMTYVSFGESTVNLDEGRMNRYLRLKMSLQVKQKDRERVQALLEKEKLVLRNWLLSHLSDKTLDEIRGKAGQNMLRREIRNQFNTTLFSDGHDRVYDILFEEFNVQ, encoded by the coding sequence GTGAATCAGAAAATCAGCGATGAGCCCCAGGAAGATGAGGTTCCGAGGAAATCTGGGGTCGGTTTCCTCACCCTTATGATTTTTTTTCTCGTAGCTGCCGCTGCAGGGAGTGCCATTCCTTTTATGCTCCCGAATTTATTTGCACTAGAGCCCGGCTCAAAAGCAGGCGGTTCACCGGAGAGTCGCAATGCGATTTCAGTGAACGACATGACCTATGTCTCTTTCGGTGAGTCAACGGTCAATCTCGACGAAGGACGGATGAACCGTTATCTGCGATTGAAGATGTCTCTGCAGGTCAAACAGAAAGATAGAGAGAGGGTTCAGGCTTTACTTGAGAAGGAAAAACTTGTGTTGAGAAACTGGTTACTCAGCCATCTCTCAGACAAGACCTTAGACGAAATTCGCGGCAAAGCGGGGCAGAACATGCTTCGTAGAGAAATCCGCAATCAATTCAACACAACCTTATTTTCGGACGGCCATGATCGTGTCTACGACATTCTGTTCGAAGAATTCAATGTTCAGTAA
- the flgG gene encoding flagellar basal-body rod protein FlgG, translating into MLRGLYTSAIGMKAQELLLDNTANNLANVNTTGFKRSHLDFADLLYSTLQQPGTEVAAGQVAPTGLQIGSGVRATGTTKVFTPGTFEQTGNSLDVAIEGDGFFKVQLPNGEVRYTRDGAFRLDNNGQLVTTNGYLLDAGITVQDGISITKLNIGEDGTVSGVLEGSPQSAVQLGQLQLARFLNPAGLSSEGGNLYAATPASGNEVLSNPGDEGVGILRQGFLEGSNVEVVTELISLISAQRAYEINSRAIRAGDEMLSTTSDIVR; encoded by the coding sequence ATGCTTCGCGGACTTTACACCAGCGCCATCGGGATGAAAGCACAGGAACTGCTGCTTGATAACACAGCGAATAACCTGGCAAATGTCAACACGACCGGATTCAAACGCAGCCACCTCGACTTCGCGGACTTGCTGTATTCGACGCTGCAACAACCCGGAACTGAAGTCGCTGCCGGACAGGTTGCTCCGACTGGATTGCAAATTGGAAGCGGGGTCCGTGCTACCGGAACAACAAAAGTCTTTACTCCAGGAACTTTTGAACAGACTGGAAATTCGCTCGATGTTGCCATCGAAGGTGACGGTTTCTTCAAGGTTCAACTTCCCAATGGTGAAGTCCGCTATACACGAGACGGAGCGTTTCGGCTGGATAACAACGGGCAATTGGTGACCACAAATGGATACCTGCTCGATGCTGGAATCACCGTTCAGGACGGCATCAGCATCACGAAACTCAACATTGGCGAAGATGGAACGGTCAGCGGCGTGCTGGAAGGTTCTCCCCAGTCGGCGGTGCAACTCGGTCAACTTCAACTGGCCCGCTTTCTCAATCCTGCTGGACTTTCCAGCGAAGGGGGCAACCTCTACGCAGCCACTCCTGCATCTGGAAATGAAGTATTGAGCAATCCGGGAGATGAGGGAGTCGGGATACTTCGGCAGGGATTTCTTGAGGGTTCGAATGTCGAAGTCGTTACCGAGTTGATCTCACTCATTTCAGCCCAACGGGCCTATGAGATCAATTCTCGTGCAATTCGAGCAGGCGATGAAATGCTCTCAACGACATCAGACATCGTACGGTAG